A stretch of Candidatus Chlorobium masyuteum DNA encodes these proteins:
- a CDS encoding ABC transporter permease, which translates to MSLNYLQFRYETAESLKMALFQIRANKTRSFLTALGVIIGIVAITMMGTAINGIDRGFEKSLAMLGYDVIYVQKSSWSTMGQWWLYRNRPDLKTEYAAQLNRIIADDPRSELAIAVPQMSTYIATAKYRDRNLEQVFSLGTTHDYLQTASGALSAGRFFTPAESAGSEMVCVVGDDIATGLFPNEPALGKSIQLKSRKCRIIGTFRKQGKFLGLFSFDNQIIMPLGAFERIYGKNMFTTIRVKIMEQSRVEPAKEELLGLMRRIRRIPAGKEEDFSINEQKAFKSQLDPIKNGIAVAGIFITGMSLFVGAIGIMNITFVSVKERTREIGLRKALGARRQTILLQFLIESVMICLIGGFVGLVTSLSLTFAIEKIMPDFPVEFSLNLVMASLAVSVLTGIVSGLAPAVTASKLDPADSLRYE; encoded by the coding sequence ATGAGCCTGAACTATCTCCAATTCCGGTACGAAACCGCAGAGAGTCTGAAAATGGCCCTCTTTCAGATCAGGGCAAATAAAACCCGATCCTTTCTTACCGCGCTCGGCGTCATCATCGGTATTGTCGCCATAACCATGATGGGAACAGCAATCAACGGTATTGATCGCGGTTTTGAAAAAAGTCTGGCCATGCTCGGCTACGATGTCATCTATGTGCAGAAATCCTCATGGAGCACCATGGGACAGTGGTGGCTCTACCGCAACCGTCCGGACCTGAAAACAGAGTATGCCGCCCAGCTCAACAGGATCATCGCCGATGATCCGCGCTCCGAACTCGCCATTGCTGTGCCGCAGATGTCAACCTATATCGCAACCGCTAAATACCGTGACCGGAACCTTGAGCAGGTCTTCTCCCTCGGCACCACCCATGACTACCTGCAGACCGCATCCGGAGCGCTTTCGGCAGGAAGGTTCTTTACTCCAGCAGAGTCCGCCGGAAGTGAAATGGTCTGTGTTGTCGGAGATGATATCGCAACCGGGCTCTTTCCCAATGAGCCCGCACTCGGTAAATCGATCCAGCTCAAGAGCCGCAAGTGCCGTATTATCGGAACATTCAGAAAACAGGGGAAGTTTCTCGGTCTCTTCAGTTTTGACAACCAGATCATCATGCCGCTTGGCGCCTTTGAGCGGATCTACGGCAAAAATATGTTCACGACCATCAGGGTCAAAATAATGGAGCAGAGCCGTGTTGAACCGGCAAAGGAGGAGCTGCTCGGGCTTATGCGCCGTATCCGGAGAATTCCGGCAGGAAAAGAGGAGGACTTCTCGATCAACGAGCAGAAGGCCTTCAAAAGTCAGCTTGATCCTATTAAAAACGGCATTGCTGTTGCCGGTATCTTCATCACCGGCATGTCGCTCTTTGTCGGCGCCATCGGCATCATGAACATCACCTTCGTCAGCGTCAAGGAGCGCACCAGGGAGATAGGACTGCGCAAGGCGCTCGGAGCAAGACGGCAGACCATCCTTTTGCAGTTTCTTATTGAATCGGTGATGATCTGCCTCATTGGAGGATTTGTCGGGCTTGTCACCTCCCTCTCCTTAACGTTTGCCATTGAAAAAATCATGCCTGACTTTCCCGTTGAGTTCTCACTCAACCTTGTCATGGCAAGTCTTGCCGTTTCGGTACTGACCGGCATTGTTTCGGGCCTCGCTCCGGCTGTAACAGCCTCAAAGCTCGACCCGGCAGACTCACTGCGTTATGAATAA
- a CDS encoding ABC transporter ATP-binding protein, with protein sequence MPTPSIISMQSLCKFYEMGDQVVKALDSINLDFSLNDYAAIMGPSGSGKSTLMNIIGCLDTPTSGVYELNGQQVAEMDDDELARIRNREIGFVFQTFNLLPRLNCLRNVELPLIYAGVAPEERESRAREALQRVGLGERITHKPAELSGGQIQRVAIARALINKPSIILADEPTGNLDTATSHEIMKIFGELSEAGNTIILITHEEDIARYTRRIIRLRDGKIESDNRQ encoded by the coding sequence ATGCCGACACCATCAATCATCTCCATGCAGTCGCTCTGCAAATTCTACGAAATGGGCGACCAGGTTGTAAAGGCGCTTGACTCGATCAACCTCGACTTCAGTCTGAATGACTACGCGGCAATCATGGGACCATCCGGCAGCGGAAAATCAACGCTCATGAATATCATCGGATGCCTTGACACACCGACCTCCGGCGTCTATGAGCTCAACGGTCAGCAGGTTGCCGAGATGGATGATGATGAGCTCGCCCGTATCAGGAACCGCGAAATAGGCTTTGTCTTCCAGACCTTCAACCTCCTTCCCCGCCTCAACTGCCTGCGCAATGTCGAGCTGCCGCTGATCTATGCCGGTGTCGCTCCTGAAGAGCGTGAATCCCGGGCAAGAGAAGCGCTCCAGAGGGTAGGTCTCGGCGAGAGGATAACGCACAAACCCGCAGAGCTCTCCGGCGGACAGATTCAGCGGGTCGCCATCGCGAGGGCACTCATCAACAAGCCATCAATTATTCTGGCCGATGAGCCCACAGGAAACCTCGATACCGCAACCAGCCATGAGATCATGAAGATCTTCGGCGAACTCTCCGAGGCAGGCAACACCATTATCCTCATTACGCATGAGGAGGATATCGCCCGATACACCCGCCGGATAATCCGGCTGAGGGATGGTAAAATAGAGAGCGACAATCGGCAATGA
- a CDS encoding efflux RND transporter periplasmic adaptor subunit — MSKQKSLLSKRNILLGCAALLIAGGVLFAVIRLREKPVVVTTEKAFIKEVVHLVTATGKIEPELVVAMSPDVSGEIIELPVKDGQSVKQGDLLFKIQPDIYINQVEQSLAQLNAARSQNLEAQSRKLKAEDDFRKASLLYRERLISESDFIASKTNAQAARATYQSSLYTIAQNKSLLDQNQDRLKKSIVRAPISGSIIALNSKPGERVVGTGQFPGTEVLRLANLDSMQVKVEVNENDIVNVKAGNPVSITVDAYGDRIFRGIVHEISNSAISKAAGTQEEVTNFSVKIRIFNHDRLLKPGMSATADIEAQRVKDALVVPIQSVTMRSSGAPAQNVKPEKSDITIISKTRAPESRQGVFVINGGKAWFRPVKTGTTDNTHIIVTGGLKKGEEVVSGSYTAITTELSDGRLVKKQQQ, encoded by the coding sequence ATGAGTAAACAGAAATCCCTTTTAAGCAAAAGAAACATACTGTTAGGGTGTGCCGCACTGTTAATTGCCGGCGGTGTGCTCTTTGCCGTGATCCGGCTCAGGGAAAAGCCGGTAGTGGTAACAACCGAAAAGGCCTTTATCAAAGAGGTGGTCCATCTTGTTACGGCAACCGGAAAAATAGAACCTGAGCTTGTTGTTGCCATGTCGCCCGACGTCTCGGGTGAAATTATTGAACTGCCCGTCAAGGATGGTCAAAGTGTGAAACAGGGTGATCTGCTCTTCAAAATTCAGCCCGACATCTACATCAATCAGGTGGAACAGAGCCTTGCACAACTTAATGCGGCCCGCTCACAGAACCTTGAAGCACAGTCACGGAAACTCAAGGCTGAGGATGATTTCCGCAAGGCATCACTGCTCTACAGGGAACGACTGATCTCCGAATCCGACTTCATTGCATCAAAAACCAATGCACAGGCCGCACGGGCCACCTACCAGTCATCACTCTATACCATAGCACAGAACAAAAGTCTTCTGGACCAGAACCAGGACCGGCTTAAAAAGAGTATTGTCCGGGCTCCGATCAGCGGATCCATTATAGCCCTGAACAGCAAGCCCGGAGAGCGGGTGGTCGGAACGGGTCAGTTTCCCGGAACAGAGGTACTGCGACTGGCAAACCTCGACAGCATGCAGGTCAAGGTCGAAGTCAATGAAAACGATATTGTGAATGTCAAAGCGGGTAATCCCGTATCAATTACGGTTGATGCCTACGGAGATCGTATCTTCAGGGGCATTGTGCATGAAATATCCAATTCAGCCATCTCGAAAGCCGCCGGAACCCAGGAAGAGGTCACCAATTTCTCGGTAAAAATCCGGATCTTCAATCATGACCGGCTCCTGAAACCCGGTATGAGTGCTACTGCGGATATTGAGGCTCAGCGGGTAAAAGATGCACTCGTTGTTCCCATCCAGAGCGTAACGATGAGAAGCAGCGGTGCCCCTGCACAAAATGTAAAACCTGAAAAAAGCGACATCACCATAATCTCTAAAACCAGGGCTCCGGAGAGCCGGCAGGGTGTCTTTGTTATCAATGGCGGCAAAGCCTGGTTCCGCCCGGTCAAAACCGGTACAACGGACAACACCCATATCATCGTCACCGGGGGGCTTAAAAAAGGAGAGGAGGTGGTTTCCGGCAGCTACACCGCCATTACCACAGAGCTCTCGGATGGCCGCCTTGTCAAAAAGCAGCAGCAATAG
- a CDS encoding TolC family protein: protein MAAEVVAKKLSLSNCIEIALKNATSTLKASNNVKLQSADVLRSYGSFLPKLSLSASYTPYTLNQSYSQIFPGEPISKIRTESETVSMTLSTSLNLFNGFRDYAGLQAALQRKRASEYSLSRAIQTVAFDVTQAYYQVLLDRELLEIAKENHLSTLDQLTLTERQFQIGLKSMIDRYQQQAEAAQSNLSVIKAQTRLQHSRLELLRRLQIDPETVFILEPLPEELKKPPESKPDINKLINLALEERMDLKGSRLETSAAKWQITSARAAWYPKLDLNITTGSSGTASLSQNIGGRISESTFPAVSDQLRQTIGYNIGLNLSWAIFDGFQTSYNVQSSRINYLNRELDTEDLKYNIIIDLQQAATEYKSAFVQIEAAKVSMAAAESAYEGVKRKHELGAAGFIELSSARATRFSARSNLSQATYNLALQKSVLDYRSGIPLQ from the coding sequence ATGGCAGCTGAAGTCGTTGCAAAAAAGTTGTCTCTCTCCAACTGCATTGAGATAGCATTGAAAAATGCGACATCAACCCTTAAAGCATCAAATAACGTAAAGCTCCAGAGCGCCGATGTGTTGAGAAGTTACGGCAGTTTTCTGCCGAAACTCTCCCTTTCAGCCAGCTACACCCCCTATACACTCAACCAGTCCTATTCGCAAATTTTCCCCGGAGAGCCTATATCGAAAATCAGGACAGAGAGTGAAACCGTCAGCATGACGCTCTCGACCTCTCTCAACCTCTTCAACGGCTTCAGGGACTATGCCGGACTGCAGGCCGCACTGCAGAGGAAGCGCGCTTCCGAGTACTCCCTGTCGCGTGCCATCCAGACTGTTGCTTTTGATGTAACCCAGGCATACTACCAGGTCCTGCTTGACCGTGAGCTGCTTGAAATCGCAAAGGAGAATCATCTTTCAACTCTGGACCAGTTGACCCTTACCGAAAGGCAGTTTCAAATTGGGCTGAAATCCATGATCGATCGATACCAGCAGCAGGCTGAGGCCGCACAGAGCAACCTTTCGGTCATCAAAGCCCAAACCCGCCTCCAGCACAGCAGGCTTGAGCTGCTGCGCAGACTGCAGATCGATCCTGAAACCGTTTTTATCCTTGAACCGCTTCCCGAAGAACTGAAAAAACCGCCCGAGAGCAAACCCGATATCAACAAGCTTATCAACCTTGCCCTTGAAGAGCGCATGGACCTGAAAGGCAGCCGGCTTGAGACATCAGCAGCAAAATGGCAGATCACCAGCGCCAGAGCCGCCTGGTATCCCAAGCTCGATTTAAATATCACCACAGGCAGCTCCGGAACCGCCTCTCTCAGCCAGAACATCGGCGGCAGAATCTCTGAATCAACATTTCCGGCTGTTTCCGATCAGCTTCGACAGACAATCGGCTACAACATAGGGCTCAACCTTTCCTGGGCGATCTTCGACGGATTTCAGACCAGCTACAACGTTCAGTCATCCAGAATCAACTATCTGAACCGTGAGCTCGACACTGAAGATCTTAAATACAATATCATCATTGATCTCCAGCAGGCCGCAACTGAATACAAATCGGCGTTCGTTCAGATTGAAGCCGCAAAGGTGAGTATGGCCGCTGCCGAGTCAGCTTATGAAGGGGTAAAAAGAAAGCATGAACTCGGTGCGGCAGGCTTTATTGAACTCAGCTCGGCAAGAGCAACACGTTTCAGTGCCCGCTCCAACCTCTCCCAGGCCACCTACAACCTTGCACTGCAGAAAAGTGTGCTTGATTACCGATCAGGCATACCACTGCAATAA
- a CDS encoding D-alanine--D-alanine ligase family protein, whose product MAPVTVAIIFGGRSAEHEISIISAKSIAANINADRYRVIPIYITHDGEWLLDGIARDILNFDLATLLRSSSLDAAGKTLRRMTKESGQHPFDRNFTATGIDVAFLVLHGSYGEDGRIQGFLDTCAIPYTGCGVLASAVTMDKALTKLCVADAGIAVAPGITLLSSDYLADPDSFHTRIDREFEYPLFIKPANLGSSVGISKVHNPAELPLALKTACTLDTKILVEKAIKGREIEVAVLGNAQPEVSVCGEIEPGSDFYDYEDKYIHNSAKTFIPARIPSVLQEKVRALALRAYKALGCRGMSRIDFFVDEESRSIILNEVNTIPGFTDISMYPKLMEASGIPFPELATRLLELAMNASTPCNSGCEQRS is encoded by the coding sequence ATGGCACCTGTAACCGTCGCAATCATTTTTGGTGGAAGATCTGCTGAACACGAAATCTCGATTATATCAGCAAAATCAATTGCTGCAAACATCAATGCTGACCGCTACCGGGTTATCCCGATCTATATCACGCATGACGGAGAGTGGCTGCTGGATGGCATTGCCCGTGATATTCTGAACTTTGACCTTGCAACGCTGCTGAGAAGCTCTTCACTTGACGCCGCAGGCAAAACCCTCCGTCGCATGACAAAGGAGTCCGGACAGCACCCTTTCGACCGCAACTTCACTGCCACCGGAATCGATGTAGCTTTTCTGGTGCTCCATGGTTCCTATGGAGAGGACGGACGGATCCAGGGATTCCTCGACACCTGCGCCATTCCTTATACCGGATGCGGGGTTCTGGCTTCGGCTGTGACGATGGACAAAGCCCTTACCAAACTGTGTGTAGCCGATGCCGGCATAGCTGTCGCGCCCGGAATAACGCTCTTAAGCAGTGATTACCTTGCCGATCCGGATTCCTTTCATACCCGTATCGACAGAGAGTTTGAGTACCCCCTCTTCATCAAACCGGCAAACCTCGGCTCCTCTGTCGGTATTTCAAAAGTGCATAATCCGGCGGAGCTCCCTCTTGCCCTGAAAACCGCATGCACGCTCGACACAAAAATACTGGTCGAAAAGGCCATAAAAGGCCGGGAGATTGAAGTGGCTGTTCTCGGCAATGCGCAACCGGAGGTATCGGTATGCGGAGAGATCGAGCCCGGCAGCGACTTCTATGACTATGAGGACAAGTATATTCACAACAGCGCAAAAACCTTCATTCCGGCCCGCATTCCCTCCGTGCTCCAGGAAAAAGTCAGAGCGCTTGCTCTCAGGGCATACAAGGCTCTCGGATGCCGGGGCATGTCGCGAATCGATTTTTTTGTTGATGAAGAGAGCAGAAGCATCATACTCAACGAGGTCAATACCATTCCGGGCTTCACCGATATCAGTATGTACCCGAAGTTGATGGAGGCCAGCGGAATCCCGTTCCCCGAACTTGCCACGCGGCTGCTGGAACTGGCAATGAACGCGAGCACCCCCTGCAACTCAGGCTGTGAACAACGCTCATGA
- a CDS encoding CoA-binding protein produces MQRTVIEHILTSFRHIAVAGISAKPDRPSYQVARYMMEQGYTIYPVNPNSKEVLGLRCYPSLLLMPPEIRGKIEIVNIFRKAEDVPPIVDEAISIGAKVIWMQSGISNMEAAGKAREAGLLVIENRCIAVEHQSRYH; encoded by the coding sequence ATGCAGAGAACGGTTATAGAGCACATCCTCACCTCGTTTCGCCACATTGCTGTTGCGGGAATATCTGCGAAACCCGATCGACCGAGTTACCAGGTTGCTCGGTATATGATGGAGCAGGGATATACCATCTATCCTGTCAATCCCAATAGCAAAGAGGTTCTTGGGTTGCGCTGCTACCCCTCTCTCTTGCTGATGCCGCCGGAGATCCGGGGTAAAATTGAGATTGTCAATATTTTCCGTAAAGCGGAGGATGTTCCGCCAATAGTTGATGAAGCGATCTCAATCGGAGCAAAGGTTATCTGGATGCAGTCAGGTATCAGTAACATGGAGGCCGCCGGGAAAGCACGCGAAGCAGGCCTGCTTGTTATTGAAAACCGCTGTATCGCTGTCGAACATCAATCACGTTATCACTAA
- a CDS encoding DUF4136 domain-containing protein: protein MFLFRITVFAKWSSLCCLLLLSGCSSVYVSSDFDPSIDRSRYVTYNWSSGEEGKTDKASLEISPFVYNRTRRSVDRELAARGYLLQKKGQVDFLVKIQLQKAVVSSMYLEPYYTPRYSFRAYRNGSRYFAEPFWQPYGSAAWVRYHEEGYLVIDIIDALSGAPAWRGSSWGVIRDRQDAEIMQQDIDRMVAPILEKFSPLKKKR, encoded by the coding sequence ATGTTTTTATTCCGCATTACGGTGTTTGCCAAATGGAGCTCGCTCTGCTGTCTGCTTCTGCTCAGCGGCTGCAGCAGTGTTTATGTCTCCTCGGACTTTGATCCATCCATAGACCGGTCACGATATGTTACCTATAACTGGTCCTCCGGGGAGGAGGGCAAAACGGACAAGGCTTCTTTGGAGATCTCTCCCTTTGTTTACAATCGTACCCGCCGCTCGGTAGATCGCGAACTGGCAGCCAGGGGGTATCTGCTTCAAAAAAAGGGTCAGGTTGATTTTCTGGTCAAAATTCAGCTGCAGAAAGCCGTCGTGAGCTCGATGTATCTTGAGCCTTATTATACCCCGCGTTACTCTTTCAGGGCTTATCGTAACGGTAGTCGCTATTTTGCCGAGCCGTTCTGGCAACCCTATGGCTCAGCCGCCTGGGTTCGTTACCATGAAGAGGGATATCTTGTGATTGATATTATTGACGCGCTCTCCGGTGCTCCTGCCTGGCGGGGTTCATCCTGGGGTGTAATCAGGGATCGTCAGGATGCAGAGATCATGCAGCAGGACATCGACCGGATGGTGGCACCTATTCTTGAAAAGTTTTCTCCCCTGAAAAAAAAGAGGTGA
- a CDS encoding lipoate--protein ligase family protein, which translates to MNPLFSKVYCVDTGFHTGEENMAFDRMMMAAFLDGRFQARFGYGSCLWRFYAWRPFAITLGYNQRESDIDMRAAAAAGIDVVRRPTGGRAVFHAEEFTYSFITDSLAENSTHYRMVHEVIKLALEALGIRAEFCRSTLSGPEQVPGSGSVSCFTASARYELQVAGRKLVGSAQRRTGDILLQHGSLPLSVMHRELWRYIAYPDGDARERVSNEMEQKSTTLEEILGYIPAYQRIAELMLQSAGVEHCLEPVVLQPDELSDFLEGYDYTQSIKQQAS; encoded by the coding sequence GTGAATCCTCTTTTTTCAAAGGTTTATTGTGTTGACACCGGTTTTCATACCGGCGAAGAGAATATGGCGTTCGACCGGATGATGATGGCGGCATTTCTTGATGGACGGTTTCAGGCGCGTTTCGGATACGGGAGTTGTCTCTGGCGTTTCTATGCATGGAGACCATTTGCCATTACACTGGGCTACAATCAGCGAGAGTCGGATATTGATATGAGAGCCGCTGCGGCGGCTGGTATTGATGTTGTCCGGAGGCCGACCGGCGGCAGAGCGGTTTTTCATGCTGAAGAGTTTACCTACAGTTTCATTACTGATTCACTGGCAGAGAACAGCACCCACTACCGGATGGTCCATGAGGTGATCAAGCTTGCTCTTGAAGCGCTCGGCATCCGGGCGGAGTTCTGCCGTTCCACCCTTTCAGGGCCAGAGCAGGTGCCCGGCAGCGGTTCGGTCAGCTGTTTTACGGCTTCTGCCCGCTATGAACTGCAGGTAGCGGGTCGTAAACTTGTCGGGTCGGCTCAGCGCAGAACAGGGGATATTCTGCTCCAGCATGGCTCTCTTCCTCTTTCCGTCATGCACAGGGAGCTTTGGCGTTATATTGCCTATCCGGATGGGGATGCTCGCGAGCGTGTCAGCAACGAGATGGAGCAAAAAAGCACCACGCTTGAAGAGATTCTCGGTTACATTCCGGCATATCAGCGCATTGCGGAATTGATGCTGCAATCGGCAGGAGTAGAGCACTGTCTGGAGCCGGTAGTGCTTCAGCCCGACGAATTATCGGATTTTCTTGAAGGTTATGATTATACACAATCCATTAAGCAGCAAGCATCATGA
- the panB gene encoding 3-methyl-2-oxobutanoate hydroxymethyltransferase, with protein MNRRVQHKAAHVTTRRLLDMKQGKEKISVLTAYDYTMARILDRAGVDVILVGDSASNVFAGHSTTLPITIEEMIYHAKAVVKGVQDESNRAMVVVDMPFMSYQISGDEALRNAGKIMKEHECDALKLEGGMIIADTVKRITDVGIPVMGHLGLMPQSIYKYGSYKVRAEEEREADQLLEDARALEESGAFAVVLEKIPSALAAEVTRSLTIPTIGIGAGVECDGQVLVINDILGLNREFHPRFVRQYADLNTVIEDAVKSYVHDVRERAFPSADESY; from the coding sequence ATGAACAGAAGGGTTCAGCATAAAGCAGCTCATGTAACGACCAGAAGACTGCTTGATATGAAGCAGGGGAAAGAGAAAATATCAGTTCTGACAGCCTATGACTATACCATGGCCAGAATTCTTGATCGTGCCGGAGTTGATGTTATACTTGTGGGGGATTCGGCCAGCAATGTTTTTGCCGGGCACAGTACGACCCTGCCGATTACCATCGAGGAGATGATCTATCATGCCAAAGCGGTGGTCAAGGGGGTTCAGGATGAGAGCAACCGGGCAATGGTGGTGGTGGATATGCCGTTTATGAGCTACCAGATTTCAGGAGATGAGGCCCTGCGCAATGCCGGAAAGATTATGAAGGAGCATGAGTGTGATGCGCTGAAGCTTGAGGGAGGCATGATCATTGCCGATACGGTGAAAAGAATCACTGATGTCGGTATTCCTGTCATGGGTCATCTCGGGCTCATGCCGCAGTCGATCTACAAATACGGAAGCTACAAGGTGAGGGCAGAGGAGGAGAGGGAGGCTGACCAGCTCCTTGAAGATGCGCGTGCTCTTGAGGAGTCGGGTGCTTTTGCGGTTGTGCTTGAAAAAATCCCATCGGCGTTGGCTGCTGAAGTTACCCGCTCACTGACCATTCCGACTATCGGTATCGGTGCCGGTGTTGAGTGTGATGGCCAGGTGCTTGTCATCAATGATATTCTGGGTCTCAACAGGGAGTTTCATCCCCGATTCGTCCGGCAGTATGCCGACTTGAATACGGTGATTGAAGATGCGGTCAAGTCCTATGTTCATGATGTCAGAGAGCGAGCTTTTCCTTCAGCGGATGAAAGCTATTGA
- the pssA gene encoding CDP-diacylglycerol--serine O-phosphatidyltransferase, with the protein MADAGKKKLLKRYPPFLKNSSKDRLQLFPFVSRSFVPSVFTVMNMVSGYISIVMSGEGSFVAACWFIILAAFFDTIDGLVARVTKGTSDFGFELDSLSDLVSFGAAPAYLVYKFGLEGLPGMTGIFISSLLMIGSGLRLARFNISMIDYKKESFSGLPTPAQALTITGFVLWMSGDPLFPFHMMQSVLAWLSTALALLMVSKVNYDALPKPTVESFRRKPVQMSLYIVAMFCVLVFHSKAFFLAMLLYILLGIVRSITLLYRQWQT; encoded by the coding sequence ATGGCTGATGCTGGCAAGAAAAAGCTGCTAAAACGTTATCCTCCTTTTCTGAAAAACAGTTCAAAGGACCGGTTACAACTGTTTCCGTTTGTTTCGCGTTCGTTTGTTCCATCGGTTTTTACCGTCATGAACATGGTCAGCGGCTATATCTCGATTGTCATGTCGGGTGAGGGGAGTTTTGTCGCCGCCTGCTGGTTTATCATTCTGGCCGCTTTTTTTGATACGATCGACGGTCTGGTTGCAAGAGTTACCAAAGGGACTTCCGATTTCGGCTTTGAGCTTGACTCGCTTTCAGATCTTGTCTCTTTCGGTGCGGCTCCGGCCTATCTGGTCTACAAGTTCGGTCTTGAGGGATTGCCGGGCATGACAGGGATTTTTATCAGCTCCCTGCTTATGATCGGCAGCGGACTTCGACTTGCCCGCTTCAATATCAGCATGATTGATTACAAGAAGGAGTCCTTTTCCGGTCTTCCGACTCCGGCCCAGGCTTTGACCATAACCGGATTTGTGCTCTGGATGAGTGGTGATCCGCTCTTTCCCTTCCATATGATGCAGAGTGTTCTGGCATGGCTCTCCACCGCTCTTGCCCTGCTCATGGTCAGCAAGGTCAACTATGATGCACTGCCCAAGCCGACGGTGGAATCCTTCCGCCGTAAACCCGTACAGATGTCGCTCTACATTGTGGCAATGTTTTGTGTTCTTGTCTTTCACTCGAAAGCTTTTTTTCTTGCCATGTTGTTGTATATTCTGCTCGGTATTGTACGGTCAATCACACTGCTGTATCGTCAGTGGCAGACTTGA
- the purS gene encoding phosphoribosylformylglycinamidine synthase subunit PurS produces the protein MPYTAKIKVTLRQSILDVQGKAVEHALKNLGYQSVESARIGKYIEVTINEEDPVQAERIGNEICQKLLSNPVMENYSLELEKVN, from the coding sequence ATGCCCTATACTGCAAAAATAAAGGTGACCCTTCGCCAGTCCATACTTGATGTTCAGGGCAAGGCTGTCGAGCATGCTTTGAAAAATCTCGGGTACCAGAGTGTTGAGTCGGCAAGGATCGGCAAATATATCGAGGTAACTATCAATGAAGAGGATCCGGTTCAGGCTGAACGCATCGGCAACGAGATCTGTCAGAAACTCTTATCGAATCCGGTAATGGAGAATTACTCTCTGGAGCTGGAAAAAGTAAATTAA
- the purQ gene encoding phosphoribosylformylglycinamidine synthase subunit PurQ — protein sequence MADVTVGVVVFPGSNCDHDTEHAVASFDGVRPLMLWHNEHDLQGVKAIILPGGFSYGDYLRAGSIARFSPIMQEVIEFARKGFPVLGICNGFQVLLESKLLEGALSRNRDKKFLCTQTTIKAVNCSTIFTSLYSVGQVLRIPIAHGEGNYFAPAEVIESLEEHEQIVFRYSDAEGNVSDGSNPNGSVKNIAGIINRQGNVLGLMPHPERASEKLLGSDDGRSLLESLFRHIAGV from the coding sequence ATGGCTGATGTAACTGTAGGGGTCGTTGTATTTCCGGGTTCAAACTGTGATCATGATACCGAGCATGCTGTTGCCTCCTTTGACGGTGTGCGGCCGCTCATGCTCTGGCATAATGAACATGATCTGCAGGGGGTGAAGGCGATTATTCTGCCCGGCGGCTTTTCCTATGGCGACTATCTCCGTGCCGGATCAATTGCCCGTTTCTCTCCTATCATGCAGGAGGTTATAGAGTTTGCACGCAAGGGGTTCCCTGTGCTCGGCATCTGCAACGGATTTCAGGTGCTGCTTGAGAGCAAGCTTCTCGAAGGTGCGCTGTCGCGCAACCGCGACAAGAAGTTTCTCTGTACACAGACCACCATCAAAGCGGTGAACTGCTCGACAATTTTCACTTCGCTCTACAGCGTTGGTCAGGTTCTGAGAATTCCTATTGCGCATGGAGAGGGAAACTATTTTGCACCGGCCGAAGTCATTGAAAGCCTTGAGGAGCATGAGCAGATTGTGTTCAGATACAGCGATGCCGAAGGTAATGTGAGTGACGGGAGCAATCCGAACGGTTCGGTGAAAAATATTGCCGGTATCATCAACCGTCAGGGCAATGTGCTCGGTCTGATGCCGCATCCCGAGAGAGCCAGTGAGAAGCTGCTCGGCTCGGATGACGGACGCTCGCTCCTTGAATCACTCTTTCGCCATATTGCCGGAGTCTGA